A window of Mangifera indica cultivar Alphonso chromosome 11, CATAS_Mindica_2.1, whole genome shotgun sequence contains these coding sequences:
- the LOC123229869 gene encoding uncharacterized protein LOC123229869 has translation MAKVNKLLCKSDSRHHRVAPYPLSTYPKKARKEGHRKMSHSKALEKKDWEGATCPVCLEFPHNAVLLLCSSYHKGCRPYMCATSQRFSNCLDQYKKTYTKVSSTEQGQQLIGLVENSSFGLDARHANEKTEVPELLCPLCRGQVKGWTVVEPARKYLNGKKRTCMQNKCSFVGTYKELRKHVKAKHPLARPRAVDPVLEEKWKKLECERERNDVISTITSSTPGAMVLGDYVIEPGYHGIYSDYDSDDSLDGGYFPMESFDQGQNRGLHWQGRYRMDYDSSEEDFGMRYAYRRLIPRIVVGQSRRQWRHRGGNGR, from the coding sequence ATGGCTAAAGTGAACAAGTTGCTATGCAAATCTGATTCACGCCATCACAGAGTTGCACCATATCCATTGTCAACTTACCCTAAGAAGGCTCGTAAAGAGGGTCACAGAAAGATGTCACATTCCAAAGCTTTGGAGAAGAAAGATTGGGAAGGTGCAACCTGCCCAGTGTGTCTCGAGTTTCCTCACAATGCTGTGCTCCTACTGTGTTCCTCATACCACAAGGGATGCCGACCTTACATGTGTGCTACTAGCCAACGATTTTCCAATTGTCTTGACCAATACAAGAAAACGTATACAAAAGTGTCATCGACGGAACAGGGGCAGCAACTGATTGGGTTGGTGGAGAATTCCAGTTTTGGTTTGGATGCAAGGCATGCCAATGAAAAGACTGAAGTTCCAGAGCTCCTATGTCCTCTCTGTCGTGGGCAAGTGAAGGGTTGGACAGTGGTGGAACCAGCTCGTAAATATCTTAATGGAAAGAAGAGAACATGCATGCAAAATAAGTGTTCTTTTGTTGGAACTTATAAGGAGCTTAGGAAGCATGTTAAGGCAAAGCACCCATTGGCACGACCTCGAGCAGTGGATCCTGTacttgaagaaaaatggaagaagcTTGAATGTGAGAGAGAGCGAAATGATGTGATTAGCACAATAACGTCTTCAACGCCTGGAGCAATGGTACTGGGAGATTATGTGATTGAGCCAGGGTATCATGGCATTTATAGTGATTATGATTCAGATGATTCTTTGGATGGTGGCTACTTTCCTATGGAGTCATTTGATCAAGGACAGAACCGGGGCCTCCACTGGCAAGGTAGATATCGCATGGATTATGACTCATCAGAGGAGGATTTTGGGATGCGTTATGCTTACAGACGTCTTATTCCCAGGATAGTGGTGGGACAGTCAAGGAGGCAATGGAGGCATAGAGGAGGTAATGGTAGGTGA